The proteins below come from a single Miscanthus floridulus cultivar M001 chromosome 1, ASM1932011v1, whole genome shotgun sequence genomic window:
- the LOC136480438 gene encoding uncharacterized protein, which translates to MKVSSRKKQAPPTHQSQQREEAEEQGSPAAAEAMDDAAAVVQEEEAGCSGKAPEAEAEGRTVVVGVRADDAESRALLTWVLVNVAAPLDRVVAVHVVLASAAEAAAAVDLEAMLGVYEGFCNLKQINLKLKICKDSSVRKALVREASLFGAAKVVLGVAKKRRAISSSHSVAKYCAKKLPAKCAVLAVSNGKIEFRRESSVHSGKVSADVLPCGDDEMYCVVPFQARQAKGGTLSLQEPKDGGEGDTTRDVGTKGSELEDTIKDEQLVSSVVPADLSTGQVEIDADPSSSKVEEPIVEQRDEIAELPGRGASVLYCVLPGRSSDSVASTSSRQDHDSVDLPSEGAGELYCLLPPRNGHSVRSTGDSKRSNANKKDDKPANPSLEGDGDLYCRLPRSGRPGRSSGGSKRSVGIRGMIRRSSSFSSDINLNSETSPIKKDGSVSMTTTERSSSAVSTEAEDSPKDTARNAETPSSSPMSLRRMIERRPDRCHLHRRIFRHHRSSSLEWAKNSMVQWAMRLPSRYSSVHPDGKSLKSDASPRLNCDSETESTTAVEPVSMFSFAFYDVVWPPSELESLREKYSSVCRLFSYEELKLATANYTPDMLIGKGGTSQVFKARLDDGTFSAIKILKPSVDAIHEFITEIEIVTSLQHENIVALRGFSFENCNLVLAYDYMPQGSLDKALHGKNDDMDFLIWERRIKIAIDIARALEFLHLGGVTQSVIHGDVKSSNILLSEDFGARLCDFGLAKRVSASTPHLTCTDITGTFGYMAPEYFSYGKVNEKIDIYAFGVVLLEIISGRKPITPGSAKGQESLVGWAKPLLSSGEIKQLVDPFLGNDYDCDEMERMTLAASLCTRTSSHSRPEMSLVLKLLQGDDETIGWARTQVTASFDGSDEEATAAALDVNMQSYLNLALLGVEEDDTLSHCSSTERTVDTSADGYWSRSSSFD; encoded by the exons ATGAAGGTGTCGTCCAGGAAGAAGCAGGCGCCGCCGACGCATCAGTCGCAGCAgcgggaggaggcggaggagcaAGGGTCGCCGGCGGCGGCCGAGGCCATGGACGACGCCGCGGCGGTCgtccaggaggaggaggcgggGTGCTCGGGGAAGGCGCCAGAGGCGGAAGCGGAGGGGAGGACGGTGGTCGTCGGCGTGCGCGCGGACGACGCGGAGAGCCGGGCGCTGCTCACCTGGGTGCTCGTCAATGTGGCCGCGCCCTTGGACCGCGTCGTCGCCGTCCACGTCGTGCTGGCGTCCGCCGCGGAGGCGGCGGCTGCGGTCGACTTGGAGGCCATGCTCGGCGTCTACGAGGGCTTCTGCAACCTCAAGCAG ATCAATCTAAAGCTGAAGATTTGCAAGGACTCGTCGGTGCGCAAGGCGCTAGTTCGTGAGGCCAGCCTGTTTGGGGCCGCCAAGGTTGTCCTCGGCGTCGCCAAGAAGAGGCGTGCGATTTC GTCCTCGCATTCAGTTGCAAAGTACTGCGCAAAGAAGCTGCCCGCAAAGTGTGCGGTCCTTGCCGTAAGCAATGGCAAGATCGAGTTCCGGAGAGAGTCGAGTGTCCATTCAGGCAAGGTCTCAGCAGATGTTCTTCCGTGTGGTGATGATGAGATGTATTGTGTAGTGCCCTTCCAAGCCCGTCAGGCTAAAGGGGGCACACTATCTTTACAAGAACCTAAAGATGGTGGTGAGGGTGACACCACGCGTGATGTTGGCACCAAGGGAAGTGAATTGGAGGACACCATCAAAGACGAACAGCTGGTCTCAAGCGTGGTCCCTGCGGATTTGTCAACGGGTCAGGTTGAGATCGATGCAGATCCTTCTAGTAGCAAGGTTGAAGAGCCAATTGTTGAACAGAGAGATGAGATTGCCGAGCTTCCAGGTAGGGGTGCCAGTGTGTTGTACTGTGTGCTTCCTGGGAGAAGTAGCGATTCTGTTGCAAGTACATCTAGTAGGCAAGACCATGATTCAGTGGATCTTCCATCCGAAGGGGCCGGGGAGCTATATTGCTTATTGCCCCCCAGGAACGGCCATTCAGTCAGGAGTACTGGTGATTCTAAGCGTTCAAATGCAAATAAAAAAGATGATAAACCAGCCAATCCATCACTGGAAGGAGATGGTGATCTGTACTGCCGGCTGCCGAGGAGTGGACGACCCGGTAGGAGTTCTGGGGGATCCAAACGTTCTGTTGGTATAAGAGGTATGATTAGGCGTAGCAGTAGTTTCTCCAGTGATATCAATCTGAACTCAGAGACATCACCTATTAAGAAGGATGGCTCGGTTAGCATGACTACCACTGAACGGAGTTCTTCTGCTGTATCCACGGAAGCTGAGGACTCACCGAAAGACACTGCACGAAATGCTGAAACACCCTCGAGTTCTCCGATGTCACTGAGACGGATGATAGAAAGAAGACCTGACCGCTGTCACCTCCATAGAAGAATCTTTAGACATCATAGGAGTTCATCTTTGGAATGGGCAAAAAACTCAATGGTTCAATGGGCAATGAGACTTCCGAGCCGATACAGTTCGGTCCACCCAGATGGCAAATCATTGAAATCGGATGCAAGTCCAAGGTTGAACTGTGATTCTGAAACTGAATCCACTACAGCTGTTGAGCCAGTATCAATGTTTTCTTTCGCTTTCTATGATGTAGTATGGCCTCCCAGTGAATTGGAATCACTTCGAGAGAAGTATTCTTCAGTTTGTAGGTTGTTTAGTTATGAAGAACTGAAACTTGCAACGGCCAACTACACACCTG ATATGTTAATTGGGAAGGGTGGAACCAGTCAAGTTTTCAAGGCACGACTCGACGATGGAACATTTTCTGCAATAAAGATTCTGAAACCATCGGTTGATGCAATACATGAGTTTATTACGGAGATTGAGATTGTAACCAGCTTGCAACATGAGAACATTGTTGCACTAAGGGGATTCAGCTTCGAGAACTGCAACCTTGTGTTGGCATATGATTACATGCCGCAAGGGAGCTTGGACAAAGCTCTTCATG GAAAGAATGATGACATGGATTTTCTTATCTGGGAGAGGAGAATTAAGATAGCAATCGACATTGCAAGAGCACTTGAATTTCTCCATCTTGGCGGCGTGACTCAATCTGTGATCCATGGAGATGTGAAGTCTTCAAATATCCTCCTTTCAGAGGATTTTGGGGCACGG CTCTGCGATTTTGGGTTAGCAAAGCGAGTGTCGGCTTCGACTCCCCACCTAACATGTACTGACATCACCGGAACTTTCGG GTACATGGCACCCGAATATTTTTCGTACGGGAAGGTCAACGAGAAGATTGATATCTATGCATTTGGAGTTGTTCTACTGGAGATTATTTCAGGAAGGAAACCCATTACACCAGGAAGTGCAAAGGGTCAAGAAAGCCTGGTCGGTTGG GCGAAGCCTTTATTGTCCAGTGGAGAAATTAAACAACTGGTTGATCCATTTTTGGGGAACGATTACGACTGCGATGAAATGGAGAGGATGACGCTCGCTGCTTCGCTTTGCACGAGAACATCTTCTCATTCTCGACCTGAAATGTCACTG GTGCTGAAACTCCTCCAAGGGGACGACGAGACGATCGGCTGGGCGAGGACGCAGGTCACCGCCAGCTTTGACGGGTCCGACGAGGAAGCCACGGCAGCGGCCCTTGACGTGAACATGCAGTCGTATCTGAACCTCGCGCTTCTTGGAGTGGAGGAGGACGACACGCTGTCGCACTGCAGCAGCACGGAGCGCACCGTGGACACCTCGGCCGACGGCTACTGGAGCAGATCGTCGAGTTTTGACTAG